The following proteins are co-located in the Candidatus Planktophila lacus genome:
- a CDS encoding YczE/YyaS/YitT family protein codes for MSFMSRFSEFLKPHKTVPITPWRANSRWDLSFSRVAILFFGLAIFGLGDALVVQSNLGNAPWTVFAQGLSLKTGLSLGWATFVTGCFVLLLWIPLREKPGFGTLTNIVIISAAIEFGVSVFPLQETLIGGLASALIGIALVGLGSALYITCGLGPGPRDGAMTGIHQRTGVRVGRVRMGIEVTVLIVGALLGGNIGLGTALFALLIGQSVAISFGIVARLTSK; via the coding sequence ATGAGTTTTATGAGTAGGTTCTCCGAATTCTTAAAACCCCACAAGACGGTTCCAATCACCCCTTGGCGCGCGAATTCTCGTTGGGATCTCTCATTCTCTCGCGTCGCGATTCTCTTCTTTGGGCTAGCTATCTTTGGTTTAGGAGATGCGCTAGTTGTTCAATCGAATCTAGGAAATGCACCGTGGACTGTATTTGCACAGGGCCTTAGTTTAAAGACCGGCCTATCACTCGGATGGGCAACATTTGTTACCGGTTGCTTCGTTCTACTTTTATGGATTCCATTACGTGAAAAACCAGGATTTGGAACGCTTACAAATATCGTGATCATCTCCGCTGCGATCGAGTTCGGTGTTTCAGTATTTCCTTTACAAGAAACGTTAATTGGTGGGCTTGCCTCTGCACTGATTGGTATCGCACTAGTTGGCCTCGGATCAGCGCTCTATATAACTTGTGGCCTTGGTCCTGGCCCGCGCGATGGCGCAATGACAGGAATTCATCAACGTACCGGCGTTCGCGTGGGACGTGTGCGTATGGGAATTGAAGTAACTGTTTTGATCGTGGGTGCGCTGCTAGGCGGCAATATTGGCCTCGGCACCGCGCTCTTTGCCCTCTTAATCGGCCAATCTGTCGCTATTTCCTTCGGCATAGTCGCGCGTCTAACCTCAAAGTAA
- the hisG gene encoding ATP phosphoribosyltransferase, with protein sequence MLKIAIPNKGSLADASIEIFKEAGYRQRSDSRDLVLIDPENNVEFYYLRPRDIALYVGSGELEAGVTGRDLLIDSGAAATEVLSLGFGGSTFRFAGPASEKLSISDLNGKRVATAYPGLVQNYLAQKSIKAEVVRLDGAVESSVRLGVADVIADVVSTGNTLRQAGLAIFGDPILVSEAVLITRSGAAVPAGLEVLQRRLQGVVTAREYVLLDYDIPKVSVDKACAITPGLESPTISPLQKEDWVAVRAMVLRKDTNRLMDELWSLGARGILVTDIHACRL encoded by the coding sequence ATGTTAAAGATCGCAATTCCAAATAAGGGTTCGTTGGCTGACGCCTCAATCGAAATTTTCAAAGAGGCAGGCTACCGACAGAGAAGTGACTCTCGAGATCTAGTCTTAATCGATCCCGAAAATAACGTTGAGTTCTATTATCTTCGTCCGCGAGATATTGCTCTGTATGTTGGCTCTGGCGAACTAGAAGCGGGCGTAACTGGGCGAGATTTACTTATAGATTCTGGAGCCGCCGCTACTGAAGTTCTATCACTTGGTTTTGGTGGTTCAACATTTAGATTTGCAGGACCTGCGTCTGAAAAACTTTCGATCTCGGATTTAAATGGAAAGCGGGTCGCAACCGCATACCCAGGACTTGTTCAAAATTACCTTGCTCAGAAGTCAATCAAGGCCGAGGTTGTTCGCTTAGATGGAGCAGTTGAAAGTAGCGTTCGTCTTGGCGTTGCTGATGTAATCGCAGATGTTGTGAGTACCGGAAACACTCTTCGCCAGGCGGGACTTGCAATATTCGGAGATCCGATCTTGGTGAGCGAGGCCGTTCTTATTACACGTAGCGGTGCTGCTGTACCAGCTGGTTTAGAAGTTCTGCAACGACGCCTGCAAGGAGTCGTAACTGCTCGCGAGTATGTTCTTCTAGATTATGACATTCCGAAGGTGAGCGTTGATAAAGCTTGCGCAATCACACCAGGACTTGAATCACCAACTATCTCACCTCTACAGAAAGAGGATTGGGTCGCAGTTCGCGCGATGGTGCTTCGTAAAGATACAAATCGTTTAATGGATGAGTTGTGGTCTTTAGGTGCACGTGGAATCTTGGTTACAGATATCCACGCGTGCCGGCTTTAA
- a CDS encoding thymidine kinase, with product MAELIYYCGTMDSGKSTLALQTAHNHKSRGRSGLIFTSKDRAGSGVISSRLGLQSAAIEVDPDLDLHKLVVERLSLGDRIDYIICDEAQFYQEEQIEQLAKIVDGLGIDVFAFGILADFRTKLFPGSARLVELADRVNTLQVEALCWCGSRATHNARTLGGVMVTEGEQVVVGDVAPGAEIAYEVLCRRHHMRRVTARASRAGHTSPLPLPFTETE from the coding sequence GTGGCTGAACTCATCTATTACTGCGGAACGATGGATAGTGGTAAATCCACGCTTGCACTGCAGACCGCCCACAACCATAAGAGCCGTGGACGTTCGGGTTTAATTTTCACAAGTAAAGACCGCGCCGGTTCTGGAGTTATCTCATCTCGTCTTGGCTTACAGAGCGCTGCGATTGAAGTTGATCCAGATCTAGATCTTCACAAGTTAGTTGTGGAACGTCTCTCTCTTGGAGATCGCATTGATTACATAATCTGCGATGAGGCCCAGTTCTATCAGGAAGAACAAATTGAACAACTTGCAAAGATAGTTGATGGTTTAGGGATTGATGTCTTCGCCTTCGGAATTTTGGCAGATTTTCGCACAAAGTTATTTCCAGGATCGGCTCGATTGGTAGAACTTGCTGATCGAGTAAATACGCTACAAGTTGAAGCACTTTGCTGGTGTGGTTCAAGAGCAACTCACAATGCCAGAACTCTCGGCGGAGTAATGGTCACCGAAGGCGAACAAGTCGTTGTCGGAGATGTTGCACCAGGTGCAGAAATTGCCTACGAAGTCTTGTGTCGGCGCCACCATATGCGCCGTGTTACTGCGCGGGCATCTCGGGCAGGACATACTTCACCGTTGCCTTTACCATTTACAGAGACTGAATAG
- a CDS encoding acyltransferase family protein: MSSKVRIHQIQALRAVAATLVVLFHAKLAPGGFIGVDIFYVISGYLITGIIIKEITLSGAFNYRNFFLRRAKRLLPASISVLILTAFGAWLFLPPTIRSSLGQDIFAASIYISNYLFAWWQNDYQNLNATPSPVIHYWSLAVEEQFYLLWPLIIFTLWKIGRQRLVFRGVLGITILSFPFSLFLTNAAPIWAFYSLPTRAWELGVGALLLFIPKELLEKKSVARTLIVWLSALTLLYGVIRFSDNTPFPGTAALYPVLATALLIAFIQSWPPILNDFSRLRFVQWLGEISYPFYLWHWPLLVIPSTRFGRPLTLLERFLLIALTALAADLTHRFIEKPFSRIKLSNRQTTKFALAATLSGVMVASAILLTTKDDISLPNGRSVSIAAVMQKPKIYDDGCHANYGNKNSPECLYGDVNSKRKIVLYGDSHAAQWFPALEKIAIDDGFALISLTKSACPAVEVDRVNSGAFKNSDCNAWRENSIKRIKELKPDAVIMSGFQHFAFPKRYSSRDAWWFEGQRSLYAKVLNSSPNLIYISDTPKPQRDIPSCLATAKGDECDANEKSDPRVAGGFIALDPTPWLCNDSCPAIVDGIVAYRDASHISVDMSAALSDNLREFLRSNGVI; the protein is encoded by the coding sequence TTGAGTTCTAAAGTTCGCATCCACCAGATCCAAGCGCTGCGTGCCGTCGCTGCAACGCTGGTTGTTCTCTTCCATGCAAAGTTAGCTCCTGGTGGGTTCATTGGCGTAGATATCTTCTATGTGATCTCTGGATATCTAATAACTGGCATCATCATTAAAGAGATAACGCTAAGTGGCGCCTTTAACTACCGAAACTTCTTTTTGCGGCGAGCCAAGCGGTTACTGCCTGCCTCAATAAGCGTTCTGATACTTACCGCATTCGGGGCCTGGCTTTTTCTTCCACCAACTATTCGATCATCTCTGGGTCAGGATATCTTCGCCGCTTCGATCTATATTTCCAATTACCTTTTTGCTTGGTGGCAGAACGATTATCAGAATCTAAACGCGACGCCATCGCCAGTAATTCACTACTGGTCGCTCGCCGTAGAGGAGCAGTTCTATCTTCTCTGGCCACTGATAATTTTCACACTCTGGAAGATTGGTCGCCAACGCTTAGTCTTTCGCGGCGTTCTCGGTATCACCATCCTCTCTTTTCCATTCTCGCTCTTCCTAACTAACGCAGCACCGATCTGGGCTTTCTACAGTCTTCCAACTCGCGCTTGGGAACTCGGCGTGGGCGCGCTACTACTCTTCATACCGAAAGAGCTTCTTGAGAAGAAATCGGTTGCTCGAACGCTGATCGTTTGGTTATCTGCGCTAACACTTCTCTACGGCGTAATTCGATTCAGTGACAACACGCCGTTCCCAGGTACTGCAGCTCTGTATCCGGTTTTGGCTACTGCGCTACTGATTGCATTCATACAATCGTGGCCACCAATACTCAATGATTTTTCACGCCTGCGCTTTGTTCAATGGTTAGGTGAAATCTCCTATCCTTTCTATCTCTGGCACTGGCCTCTACTAGTAATTCCTAGTACTCGCTTCGGTCGCCCTTTAACCCTGCTTGAGCGATTTCTCTTAATTGCCCTAACCGCTCTGGCCGCCGATTTAACTCATAGATTTATTGAAAAACCGTTCTCCCGAATCAAGTTATCAAATCGCCAGACTACGAAGTTCGCATTAGCGGCAACTCTCTCCGGCGTTATGGTGGCAAGTGCAATATTGCTCACCACAAAAGATGACATCTCTCTACCGAATGGTCGCTCTGTATCAATAGCGGCAGTGATGCAGAAGCCTAAGATCTACGACGATGGATGTCATGCAAACTATGGCAACAAAAACTCTCCAGAATGTCTCTACGGAGATGTTAATTCGAAGCGGAAGATAGTTCTCTACGGGGATTCACATGCAGCGCAATGGTTTCCGGCCCTTGAAAAAATCGCAATCGATGACGGGTTTGCACTAATCAGTCTCACCAAATCCGCCTGTCCTGCCGTTGAAGTAGATCGCGTTAATTCAGGTGCTTTTAAAAACTCCGACTGCAACGCTTGGCGTGAGAACTCCATAAAGCGAATAAAGGAGTTAAAGCCCGATGCGGTGATCATGAGCGGATTCCAGCATTTCGCGTTCCCAAAGCGTTACTCATCGCGTGATGCCTGGTGGTTTGAAGGACAGCGTTCTCTCTATGCCAAGGTTTTAAATAGTTCTCCAAATTTGATTTATATCTCCGATACGCCGAAGCCACAGCGAGATATCCCTAGTTGCTTAGCAACAGCGAAGGGCGATGAATGTGATGCCAATGAGAAATCTGATCCGCGAGTAGCGGGAGGGTTTATCGCGCTAGATCCAACTCCATGGCTCTGTAACGATTCCTGCCCAGCAATTGTCGATGGGATCGTGGCCTATCGTGACGCCTCACACATAAGCGTTGATATGAGCGCGGCGCTTTCCGATAATCTTCGTGAATTCTTGAGGAGCAATGGCGTCATATGA
- a CDS encoding NAD(P)-dependent alcohol dehydrogenase: protein MKIRGYAAMTAKAPLAPWEFERRDLGAHDVALDIKYSGICHSDIHQAREEWGPAIFPMVPGHEIAGVVTSIGSAVSKFKVGDLIGVGVFVDSCRVCEPCKNGTQQYCIEGMTGTYNQLERDGKTPAMGGYANVMVINEDYAVTIPANLSLDGVAPLLCAGITLYSPIKHWKAGPGKKVAVMGLGGLGHMGVKFAAALGAEVTVFSHSPSKEADAKAMGADHFVSTKSEGFHTKYSKHFDLILNTVSAELDINIYLSMLGVDGTLVVIGLPGKPYSVEAGSLLPARRSLSGSMIGGIPEMQEMLDFCGKHNIVSDVEVIKADYINEAYERTVASDVKYRFVIDATTF, encoded by the coding sequence ATGAAAATACGTGGATATGCTGCAATGACCGCTAAGGCCCCGCTTGCCCCTTGGGAGTTTGAGCGTCGCGATCTTGGCGCACACGATGTCGCCCTAGATATTAAGTACTCAGGCATCTGTCATTCAGATATCCATCAAGCTCGCGAGGAATGGGGGCCAGCAATTTTCCCTATGGTTCCGGGCCACGAGATCGCAGGCGTCGTAACAAGCATTGGCTCTGCAGTATCCAAGTTTAAAGTTGGAGATCTAATCGGTGTTGGCGTTTTCGTTGACTCATGTCGCGTATGCGAGCCTTGCAAAAATGGAACGCAGCAATACTGCATCGAAGGAATGACAGGAACTTATAACCAACTAGAACGCGATGGTAAGACTCCTGCAATGGGAGGCTATGCAAATGTCATGGTTATTAATGAAGATTACGCAGTAACTATTCCCGCAAATCTTTCACTAGATGGCGTCGCCCCCCTGCTTTGTGCTGGAATTACTTTGTATTCACCAATTAAGCATTGGAAAGCCGGCCCTGGTAAGAAAGTTGCGGTGATGGGTCTGGGCGGTCTTGGCCATATGGGAGTGAAGTTTGCAGCGGCGTTGGGCGCAGAAGTTACCGTCTTCTCTCATTCACCATCTAAGGAAGCGGATGCAAAGGCGATGGGAGCAGATCACTTTGTTTCAACAAAGTCCGAAGGTTTCCACACTAAGTACAGCAAGCACTTTGACTTAATCTTGAACACAGTCAGCGCTGAGTTAGATATCAATATCTACCTCTCAATGCTCGGTGTCGACGGAACGCTCGTCGTTATTGGACTTCCAGGAAAGCCGTATTCGGTTGAAGCTGGTTCGTTACTTCCTGCACGCCGTTCACTATCTGGATCAATGATTGGTGGCATCCCCGAGATGCAAGAGATGCTTGATTTCTGCGGGAAACATAACATTGTCAGTGACGTTGAAGTCATTAAGGCTGATTACATCAACGAAGCCTATGAACGCACAGTCGCAAGCGATGTTAAATATCGCTTCGTGATTGACGCAACTACTTTCTAA
- a CDS encoding DUF554 domain-containing protein, giving the protein MFVGLGTLINISTIIGGAAIGVLVGTRMLARTRILITEVLGLVTILGAVSALAPMWSDRYINSIPKGWTLLAILGSLLIGGAIGSALSLESRLEGLGETLRVKFGAHKESTFIEGFVSAALLFAIGPLAILGSISDGMSTGIDQLLLKSSLDFFAAMAFAASLGWGVAAAAIPVAIYQGIWTVIGLGLGSILEGYQVDAMTITGGVMLVCIGLRLLKIKDIAVGNLLPALFIAPIFVLVLNNFL; this is encoded by the coding sequence ATGTTCGTTGGCCTCGGCACTCTAATTAATATCTCGACAATCATCGGGGGAGCGGCTATTGGTGTTCTTGTTGGCACCCGAATGTTGGCGCGAACCAGAATATTGATCACGGAAGTACTTGGCCTAGTAACGATTCTTGGCGCTGTCAGTGCACTGGCTCCAATGTGGAGCGATCGCTATATCAATTCAATTCCTAAAGGTTGGACTCTCTTAGCGATTCTGGGTTCACTTCTTATCGGTGGCGCTATAGGTTCCGCGCTATCACTCGAGTCTCGACTCGAAGGTTTAGGTGAAACTCTACGAGTTAAATTTGGTGCCCATAAAGAGAGCACCTTCATAGAAGGTTTCGTTTCAGCAGCGTTGCTATTTGCAATAGGGCCGTTGGCAATTCTTGGATCGATAAGCGATGGAATGTCTACCGGTATTGATCAGCTACTTCTCAAATCAAGTCTCGACTTTTTTGCGGCAATGGCTTTTGCAGCAAGTCTGGGTTGGGGCGTAGCTGCTGCGGCGATTCCGGTAGCGATCTATCAAGGTATTTGGACGGTAATTGGACTCGGGCTAGGCAGCATTCTTGAGGGTTATCAGGTTGATGCCATGACAATTACAGGCGGAGTGATGTTGGTATGCATCGGTCTACGACTACTAAAGATCAAAGATATCGCCGTTGGCAATTTGTTACCAGCGCTGTTTATCGCACCTATCTTTGTTCTTGTGCTAAATAACTTCCTTTAG
- a CDS encoding phosphoribosyl-ATP diphosphatase has protein sequence MKTFDQLFEELAAKVATREAGSGTVAAIDAGVHSIGKKVLEEAGEVWLAAEHESDQALAEEISQLIYHLQTLMLARGLQPSDIYKFL, from the coding sequence ATGAAGACTTTCGATCAACTCTTTGAAGAGCTTGCTGCAAAGGTGGCTACCCGTGAAGCGGGTTCGGGCACTGTGGCGGCGATAGATGCCGGAGTTCATTCGATCGGAAAGAAGGTTCTTGAAGAAGCCGGTGAAGTCTGGCTGGCTGCAGAACATGAGAGCGATCAAGCACTGGCCGAGGAGATCAGCCAACTTATCTATCATCTCCAAACTTTGATGTTAGCGCGCGGGTTACAACCTTCAGATATATACAAGTTTCTCTAG
- a CDS encoding uracil-DNA glycosylase yields the protein MTSFREQLHPGWRDLLEGSLDLLDRIERELQADAYLPAREDVMKSLSFDPTQARVLIFGQDPYPNSDDAMGLAFSTARRDGKLPASLKNIYRELVDDLDIPHPTSGDLSPWCKQGVVLLNRTLTCAEGESNSHRDIGWREFTDQVVSVLAQQGVVAILWGANAQEVEHHFPKSDCISSVHPSPLSAYRGFFGSKPFSRANQVLVSKGRQPIDWSI from the coding sequence ATGACTAGTTTCAGAGAACAGTTACATCCTGGCTGGCGCGATTTGCTCGAGGGTTCACTAGATCTCCTAGATCGGATTGAGAGAGAACTTCAGGCGGACGCCTATCTACCGGCACGCGAAGATGTTATGAAGTCCTTAAGCTTTGATCCGACGCAGGCAAGAGTTTTAATCTTTGGGCAAGATCCTTATCCAAACTCAGATGATGCGATGGGCCTGGCCTTCTCAACAGCGCGAAGAGACGGAAAACTGCCGGCTTCACTAAAGAACATATATCGTGAATTAGTTGATGACTTAGATATTCCTCACCCAACTTCAGGAGATCTTTCTCCTTGGTGCAAACAGGGTGTTGTTCTTTTAAATCGAACCCTTACATGTGCAGAAGGCGAGAGCAATTCACATAGAGATATAGGTTGGAGAGAATTTACGGATCAAGTTGTTTCTGTTCTCGCCCAACAAGGAGTTGTTGCAATTCTTTGGGGCGCCAACGCGCAAGAGGTGGAACACCACTTTCCTAAATCGGATTGCATTTCATCCGTTCATCCCAGTCCGCTATCTGCCTACCGTGGATTTTTCGGTTCCAAACCTTTTAGCCGAGCTAATCAAGTATTGGTTAGCAAGGGGCGCCAACCCATCGACTGGTCTATTTAA
- the serB gene encoding phosphoserine phosphatase SerB has product MESKNGVSEQQFTGLILVSGVDSPGITEALFETLSPFAVTILDIQQVVIRGRLILTVLISLSPAHAKSIEADLEECAAKLGVDIATSFESSDQSSIAAKKSLLHVVVLSQSLKPQAINAIAAVIAQDGGNIERINRTASYPVTAVELTVSGADLATLRSALATTGSELGVDIAVSLGGLMRFATKLVVMDVDSTLIKQEVIELLGAKAGVQSKIAEITEAAMRGELDFEASLRARVALLKGLPESVLVDVQSEITLTPGARTLVRTLKKLGHHIALVSGGFEPVIAPLASELGIDHMRANNLEIADGKLTGALVGPVIDRAGKATALRDFAAEHNIDLEQTIAIGDGANDLDMIAIAGMGIAFNAKPAVKAAADSSVSAPYLDSVLYLMGISREEVEEA; this is encoded by the coding sequence ATGGAGTCAAAAAACGGTGTTTCAGAGCAACAATTCACCGGCCTTATCTTGGTCTCCGGAGTTGATAGTCCAGGCATTACAGAGGCTCTCTTCGAAACGCTCTCCCCTTTTGCTGTAACTATTCTTGATATCCAGCAAGTCGTAATTCGTGGTCGATTGATTTTGACAGTTTTAATCTCTCTTTCACCCGCTCACGCTAAATCGATTGAGGCGGACCTAGAAGAATGTGCCGCGAAATTAGGCGTAGATATCGCAACCTCCTTTGAAAGCAGCGACCAGAGCTCGATTGCTGCAAAGAAATCTCTTCTGCACGTCGTTGTGCTTTCACAATCTCTAAAGCCGCAAGCCATAAATGCCATCGCTGCAGTGATTGCCCAAGATGGCGGAAATATTGAACGCATAAACCGAACCGCTAGTTATCCAGTAACCGCTGTCGAATTAACCGTCTCTGGTGCTGATTTGGCAACGCTGCGCAGCGCGCTAGCTACGACCGGAAGTGAACTCGGTGTTGATATCGCAGTCTCCCTTGGGGGGCTAATGCGCTTTGCAACGAAGTTGGTAGTAATGGATGTGGATTCAACGCTGATTAAACAAGAAGTGATTGAACTTCTCGGTGCCAAGGCAGGCGTTCAAAGTAAGATTGCAGAGATCACCGAGGCAGCGATGAGAGGCGAACTCGACTTTGAAGCAAGCCTACGCGCACGTGTTGCACTTCTCAAGGGTCTACCTGAATCCGTTCTAGTTGATGTGCAATCTGAGATCACTTTGACACCTGGTGCTCGCACACTAGTTCGCACCTTAAAGAAACTCGGACACCATATCGCTCTAGTTTCTGGCGGCTTTGAACCTGTTATTGCACCGCTGGCTTCCGAATTAGGTATCGACCATATGCGCGCCAATAATCTAGAAATTGCAGATGGAAAGCTAACTGGCGCACTTGTCGGTCCAGTTATTGATCGCGCAGGAAAAGCAACTGCCCTGCGTGATTTCGCCGCCGAACATAACATTGATTTAGAGCAGACTATTGCTATCGGTGATGGCGCAAATGATTTAGATATGATCGCCATAGCGGGAATGGGAATAGCATTTAATGCTAAACCCGCCGTTAAAGCAGCGGCAGACAGCTCTGTTTCTGCGCCATATCTAGATTCCGTTCTCTACCTAATGGGAATTTCTCGTGAAGAGGTTGAAGAGGCTTAA
- a CDS encoding ABC transporter ATP-binding protein, whose translation MNAAPSQVVLAMQGVSVTRGDKRILGPIDFRIQSGERWVILGPNGAGKSTLLNILATRIFPTSGTVSILDKQMGKVDLSELRTRIGICASLLAEDIPDDEFVRDVVLTAAYAVIGRWNEVYDLWDESRAVALLTTFGVREFADRRYYTLSDGEKKRVQIARALMADPELLLLDEPTAGLDLGGREDLLRRFSEFSLDPLAPSSIIVTHHIEEIPAGTTHALIIKDGVIAISGPIAEVITSEHMSAVFGVSIDVTTDGSRFFARSR comes from the coding sequence ATGAACGCCGCACCGAGCCAAGTTGTCCTAGCAATGCAAGGGGTGAGCGTTACCCGCGGCGATAAACGTATTCTCGGACCGATAGATTTCCGAATTCAAAGCGGAGAGCGTTGGGTAATTCTTGGACCTAATGGCGCAGGTAAATCCACACTTCTCAACATCTTAGCCACGCGCATCTTTCCGACTTCTGGAACAGTTTCGATACTCGATAAACAGATGGGAAAAGTTGATCTCTCTGAACTGCGAACCCGTATCGGAATTTGTGCATCGTTACTTGCTGAAGATATTCCCGATGATGAATTTGTTCGAGATGTTGTTCTAACTGCGGCATACGCCGTGATTGGTAGATGGAATGAAGTTTATGATCTCTGGGATGAGTCACGTGCTGTAGCGCTGTTAACCACCTTCGGAGTTCGCGAGTTCGCCGATCGCCGTTACTACACGCTTAGTGATGGAGAAAAAAAGAGAGTACAGATCGCCCGCGCATTGATGGCTGACCCTGAACTACTCCTTTTAGATGAACCTACCGCTGGTCTTGATCTGGGTGGTCGCGAGGATTTACTTCGTCGCTTCTCAGAATTTTCATTAGATCCGTTAGCACCATCTAGCATCATCGTTACTCATCACATTGAAGAAATTCCAGCCGGAACTACGCATGCACTCATTATCAAAGATGGGGTAATTGCGATTTCAGGACCTATCGCCGAAGTAATTACATCGGAGCATATGAGCGCTGTTTTCGGAGTTAGTATCGATGTGACTACAGATGGTTCGCGTTTCTTCGCTAGAAGTAGATGA
- a CDS encoding NCS2 family permease codes for MLDSYFKISERGSTVAREVRGGIVTFFTMAYIVALNPLIIGLAKDADGKYIGGGDAPNLALVAAMTALMAGVLTILMGVVGNYPLALATGLGLNTFVAVGIASKMTWADAMGLVVIEGIIITILVLTGFRTAVFRAVPAQLKIAISVGIGLFIALIGLVDAGFVRRTGAGPVPVTLGDGGTLVGWPVIIFALGLFLTIALMVKKVKGAILIGIIVATIAAVIVETTLKIGPLFNGATGEVNPKGWNLNVPAVPEKIAATPDFSLFGDFNLLGSFDRLPLVTVILLIFTLLLSDFFDTVGTVTAIGHESGLIDKDGNVPNNDRILLVDSLAAVAGGAGSISSNTSYIESASGVGEGARTGLASVVTGACFLLTTFLAPLVAIIPYEAATPALIIVGFLMMTQIKAIDWDDYGIAIPAFLTIILMPFTYNISVGIGAGFVTHVVIRYIQGRRKEVHPLLLLVSGLFMIYFLSSPINTWVG; via the coding sequence ATGCTCGATAGCTATTTCAAAATATCGGAACGTGGCTCAACTGTAGCTCGGGAAGTTCGCGGCGGCATCGTCACCTTCTTCACCATGGCATACATAGTCGCTCTAAATCCACTCATCATTGGTCTCGCAAAAGATGCTGATGGCAAATACATCGGTGGCGGAGATGCTCCTAATCTCGCTCTAGTTGCCGCGATGACTGCGCTAATGGCCGGTGTATTAACAATCCTGATGGGTGTAGTTGGAAACTATCCACTCGCACTCGCCACAGGTCTTGGCCTTAACACCTTCGTTGCAGTTGGTATCGCATCGAAAATGACATGGGCAGATGCTATGGGCCTTGTTGTAATCGAAGGCATAATCATCACCATCTTGGTGCTTACCGGCTTCAGAACAGCGGTCTTTAGAGCAGTACCTGCACAGCTAAAGATTGCAATCTCCGTGGGTATTGGTTTATTTATCGCACTTATCGGTCTTGTTGATGCGGGATTCGTTCGACGCACTGGCGCCGGTCCGGTTCCAGTAACTCTTGGTGATGGCGGAACTCTTGTTGGTTGGCCAGTAATCATCTTCGCACTTGGACTCTTCCTAACTATCGCTCTGATGGTCAAGAAGGTAAAGGGTGCGATTCTTATCGGAATCATCGTTGCAACTATCGCAGCGGTTATCGTCGAGACAACTCTTAAGATTGGGCCGCTATTTAACGGCGCAACCGGTGAAGTAAATCCAAAGGGATGGAACCTAAACGTTCCTGCGGTACCTGAAAAGATCGCCGCTACCCCAGATTTCAGCCTCTTTGGAGATTTCAATCTTCTTGGCTCATTTGACCGTCTTCCTTTGGTCACAGTTATCCTCTTGATCTTCACCTTGCTGCTCTCAGACTTCTTCGACACTGTCGGAACGGTTACAGCAATCGGACACGAGTCAGGCTTGATCGATAAAGATGGAAACGTTCCAAATAACGATCGCATCCTTCTCGTCGACTCATTGGCTGCCGTTGCAGGTGGCGCTGGAAGCATCTCTTCCAATACCAGTTACATCGAATCTGCATCAGGAGTTGGCGAAGGCGCACGAACTGGTCTGGCATCTGTTGTAACCGGAGCTTGCTTCTTGCTTACGACATTCCTTGCTCCGTTAGTTGCGATCATTCCTTACGAGGCTGCAACTCCTGCCCTCATCATCGTTGGTTTCTTGATGATGACTCAGATCAAAGCCATTGATTGGGATGATTACGGAATCGCAATTCCAGCGTTCCTCACAATCATCTTGATGCCATTTACCTACAACATCTCAGTTGGTATCGGCGCTGGCTTCGTTACTCATGTAGTAATCCGCTACATCCAAGGCCGTCGCAAGGAAGTACATCCACTACTTCTTTTGGTCTCTGGCCTCTTTATGATCTACTTCTTATCTTCACCAATCAATACCTGGGTTGGATAA